A single Lolium perenne isolate Kyuss_39 chromosome 6, Kyuss_2.0, whole genome shotgun sequence DNA region contains:
- the LOC127310375 gene encoding FBD-associated F-box protein At1g60410-like: MAADRLSDLPHDLLQHILSFAPAREAAASAILSRQWRPLWRRTSAVNLDIRPYLPANSKGEHHRLRSSPLDAFFHDALAALAAIPRRTPLKRLTLYLVIDGTDSGVDYAEPRDSGRVADILAADSSTAKLEELIISCRYDSPKYGLPLASMTCAATLRVLELEQCNLQPPSAPSLAFPRLTDLRLRNCFFMEGYLQAMIDAAPVLTSLFLVNVAQKPLEPLDPADAILYYDMPTYRRLPLCLRCLTCTILELETYPQKHELQAYGHIGIQLDMPSLRSFRYHGHPVKLLLISPAPGLARVDVDATYKGDSPQPMPCMLTSFSTTRALKLTVNAMEDILDGEKENGGVILPTFPNLKLLHLDVFHEHDSGSIIALSMARLLRSCPAMSELRLMMWWNYNYLLEGENKDPATNPFAQSMDRFEMLVSKASSRSSSKVSELPAALSDNCASFTCLQTSLRKVTLLFNTKEVDCFQVQLAKFLVENAMVLEEMHIDDGNQFWPEHIRHKLARWRAESFRARNLPDTTGFQVHQLNLW; the protein is encoded by the coding sequence ATGGCCGCCGACCGTCTCTCCGACCTCCCACACGATCTGCTCCAGCACATTCTATCCTTCGCGCCTGCGCGGGAGGCCGCGGCCAGCGCCATCCTCTCGCGCCAATGGCGTCCTCTGTGGCGCCGCACGAGCGCAGTCAACCTGGACATCAGGCCCTACCTGCCCGCCAACTCCAAGGGTGAACACCACCGCCTCAGGTCTTCGCCGCTGGATGCCTTCTTCCACGACGCCCTTGCGGCGCTCGCCGCCATTCCGCGACGCACACCCCTCAAGAGGCTCACGCTCTACCTAGTGATAGACGGCACCGACAGCGGGGTGGACTACGCGGAACCGCGAGACAGTGGCAGGGTCGCAGACATCCTCGCCGCCGACAGCTCCACGGCAAAACTGGAGGAGCTCATCATCAGTTGCCGGTACGACAGTCCCAAGTACGGCCTGCCGCTGGCATCCATGACGTGCGCCGCCACGCTCCGGGTGCTGGAGCTCGAACAATGCAATCTCCAACCACCATCAGCGCCGAGCCTTGCTTTCCCGCGCCTGACAGATCTTCGGCTCCGAAACTGCTTCTTCATGGAAGGGTATCTCCAGGCCATGATCGACGCCGCGCCGGTGCTGACCAGCCTATTCCTAGTTAACGTCGCACAGAAGCCGCTGGAGCCCCTGGATCCAGCCGATGCTATACTATACTACGACATGCCGACCTATCGCAGGCTGCCCCTCTGCCTACGCTGCCTGACATGCACCATCCTAGAGTTAGAGACATATCCCCAAAAGCACGAGCTACAGGCTTACGGCCACATTGGCATCCAGCTCGACATGCCCAGCCTCCGCTCCTTCCGCTACCACGGGCACCCCGTCAAGCTCTTGCTGATATCACCGGCGCCGGGTTTGGCACGTGTCGATGTCGACGCCACTTACAAGGGAGACAGCCCGCAACCCATGCCATGTATGCTCACAAGCTTCTCCACTACGAGGGCCTTGAAGCTGACCGTCAACGCCATGGAGGACATACTCGACGGCGAGAAGGAAAACGGTGGGGTCATCCTGCCCACCTTCCCGAACCTCAAGCTCCTACACCTAGACGTATTCCACGAGCACGATAGCGGCAGCATCATTGCGTTGTCAATGGCGAGGCTTCTCCGCTCATGCCCAGCGATGTCCGAGCTCCGACTCATGATGTGGTGGAACTACAACTATCTGCTTGAGGGTGAGAACAAGGATCCGGCCACAAATCCATTCGCCCAATCCATGGACCGATTCGAGATGCTCGTGTCCAAGGCTTCATCTCGTAGCAGCAGCAAGGTCTCGGAGCTTCCTGCAGCCTTGTCGGACAATTGTGCGTCGTTCACCTGTCTTCAGACAAGCCTGCGGAAGGTGACGCTGCTGTTCAATACCAAGGAGGTCGACTGCTTCCAAGTCCAGCTAGCCAAGTTTCTCGTGGAGAACGCCATGGTCCTTGAGGAGATGCACATTGACGACGGGAACCAGTTCTGGCCGGAGCACATCCGCCACAAGCTCGCAAGATGGAGAGCTGAATCGTTCCGTGCCAGGAACCTGCCAGACACAACCGGGTTTCAGGTGCACCAGCTAAACCTGTGGTAG